The Corynebacterium suranareeae genome window below encodes:
- a CDS encoding ParB/RepB/Spo0J family partition protein, translated as MAQNKGSDKSQTEKRKGGLGRGLAALIPSGPSNSPGLGGGAADIILGGTVGARNISTKTSVPPKPAAPERQAPKQEAKPAATEVDKSADKATTPEVTTPEVTKEPAQTTDFGASYQEIPVEQIRPNPQQPRHEFDPQALDELVHSITEFGLMQPIVVRRADEGFELIMGERRWRASKRAGLEVIPAIVRETEDGAMLRDALLENIHRVQLNPLEEAAAYQQLLEEFGVTQAELADKLGRSRPVITNMIRLLGLPVNVQTKVAAGVLSAGHARALLGLKAGEEAQDSLATRIIAEGLSVRATEELVLLHNRGDQPEEKKPREKAETPEVFTRAAESLADNLDTKVSVMMGKKKGKLVVEFGDKDDFERIMSLIQGR; from the coding sequence ATGGCTCAGAACAAGGGTTCCGACAAGTCCCAGACGGAAAAGCGTAAGGGCGGTCTGGGGCGCGGTCTGGCCGCACTTATTCCCTCAGGACCAAGTAATTCCCCAGGTCTTGGCGGCGGTGCGGCTGATATTATTCTTGGCGGCACGGTTGGTGCTCGCAACATCTCAACGAAGACCAGTGTGCCACCTAAGCCAGCTGCTCCAGAACGCCAGGCGCCTAAACAAGAAGCTAAGCCTGCTGCCACTGAGGTAGACAAGAGCGCTGACAAGGCCACTACCCCGGAGGTCACTACCCCGGAGGTCACTAAAGAACCAGCACAGACAACTGATTTCGGCGCCTCCTACCAAGAGATTCCCGTTGAGCAGATTCGCCCTAATCCACAGCAGCCTCGCCATGAGTTTGATCCACAGGCGCTGGATGAGTTGGTGCACTCAATTACTGAGTTCGGTCTCATGCAGCCAATCGTGGTGCGCAGAGCCGATGAGGGCTTTGAGCTCATCATGGGTGAACGTCGTTGGCGTGCATCCAAGCGTGCTGGCCTTGAGGTCATTCCGGCAATTGTCAGAGAGACCGAAGATGGCGCGATGCTGCGCGACGCCCTGCTGGAAAACATCCACAGGGTGCAGCTGAATCCTTTGGAAGAAGCCGCTGCGTATCAGCAGCTGCTAGAAGAATTTGGTGTGACCCAAGCAGAGTTGGCCGATAAGTTGGGCCGTTCCCGTCCGGTGATCACCAATATGATTCGTTTGCTTGGTCTTCCAGTGAATGTGCAGACCAAGGTGGCGGCTGGAGTGTTGTCAGCCGGCCATGCAAGAGCATTGCTGGGCCTTAAAGCTGGTGAAGAAGCTCAAGATAGCCTGGCTACGCGCATTATCGCTGAAGGCCTATCCGTGCGTGCTACGGAGGAATTGGTGCTGCTGCACAACCGTGGCGATCAGCCAGAGGAGAAAAAGCCCCGCGAAAAGGCTGAAACTCCTGAGGTGTTTACTCGTGCAGCGGAATCTTTGGCGGATAATTTGGACACCAAGGTTTCTGTGATGATGGGTAAGAAGAAGGGTAAGCTCGTGGTGGAATTCGGCGACAAGGATGATTTCGAGCGCATTATGTCCTTGATCCAGGGTCGTTAA
- a CDS encoding ParA family protein — MEDTTWEDTPIAAAARRAAQVMTPNSLTLPKPQEPRLITIANQKGGVGKTTSTVNLAASLAIHGLKVLVVDLDPQGNASTALGVEHRSGTLSSYELLIGECTAEEAMQPSTAHENLFCIPATLDLAGAEIELVSLVRREYRLADALGREFIDKHDFDYMIIDCPPSLGLLTINAMTAVNEVLIPIQCEYYALEGVGQLLNNITMLRQHLNRQLHISAILLTMYDARTNLAEQVATEVNDHFGDVVLKNKIPRSVKVSEAPGYGQTVIEYDPGSRGAMAYLDAAKELATRGDFLPSEESGPIGLKPAK, encoded by the coding sequence ATGGAAGACACTACTTGGGAAGACACACCAATTGCTGCGGCAGCGCGTCGCGCAGCTCAGGTGATGACACCCAATTCCCTGACGTTGCCGAAACCTCAAGAACCACGTCTGATTACTATCGCGAACCAAAAAGGTGGCGTTGGTAAGACCACGTCGACGGTGAATTTGGCTGCGTCTTTGGCAATTCATGGGCTGAAAGTTTTGGTTGTGGATTTGGATCCACAGGGAAATGCGTCGACAGCTTTGGGCGTTGAGCACCGTTCTGGCACCTTATCGTCTTATGAACTGTTGATCGGTGAATGCACCGCAGAAGAAGCCATGCAGCCGTCCACGGCACATGAAAACCTATTCTGCATTCCTGCAACGTTAGATCTTGCTGGTGCAGAAATTGAGTTGGTCAGTTTGGTGCGCCGCGAGTACCGCTTGGCAGATGCCTTGGGCCGTGAGTTCATTGACAAGCACGATTTTGATTACATGATCATTGACTGCCCACCATCGTTGGGTCTGTTGACCATCAATGCGATGACCGCCGTGAATGAAGTGTTGATCCCTATTCAGTGTGAATACTACGCACTGGAAGGTGTGGGTCAGCTGCTCAACAACATCACCATGTTGCGCCAGCACCTTAACCGCCAGCTGCATATTTCTGCCATTTTGTTAACCATGTACGATGCCCGTACCAACTTGGCAGAACAGGTAGCCACCGAGGTCAACGATCACTTTGGTGACGTGGTGTTGAAGAACAAAATCCCACGTTCCGTCAAGGTCTCTGAGGCTCCAGGCTATGGCCAGACTGTTATTGAATATGATCCGGGCTCTCGGGGTGCGATGGCTTATTTGGATGCTGCAAAAGAGCTTGCCACTCGTGGGGATTTCTTACCTAGTGAAGAATCCGGTCCGATCGGCCTAAAACCTGCTAAATAG
- the rsmG gene encoding 16S rRNA (guanine(527)-N(7))-methyltransferase RsmG translates to MTTPPAAAEIFGDNLEKAIAYHESLATDGSVRGFIGPREVPRLWDRHILNCGVIGEAMDEGISVADIGSGAGLPGIPLAIARPDLSITLIEPLLKRSVYLNEVKEALQLDNVTVIRGRAEEKVVRKQVGQVDVVTSRAVAPLGKLAAWSLPLVKIGGRMVAMKGSSVEEEIERDAQQIRKAGGADIKVYTVGEKLLAEPTTLISIRREK, encoded by the coding sequence ATGACTACGCCACCAGCAGCCGCTGAAATTTTCGGGGACAACCTCGAGAAAGCCATTGCATATCATGAGTCTCTGGCAACTGATGGATCTGTTCGTGGATTCATTGGCCCACGTGAAGTTCCGCGTCTGTGGGATCGCCATATTCTTAACTGCGGTGTCATTGGCGAAGCCATGGATGAAGGTATTTCAGTCGCAGATATTGGTTCTGGTGCAGGACTACCTGGTATTCCTCTTGCTATTGCACGTCCAGATCTTTCCATCACACTCATTGAGCCGTTGCTGAAGCGTTCGGTGTATCTCAATGAGGTCAAAGAGGCTCTGCAACTAGATAATGTAACTGTCATTCGTGGTCGCGCTGAGGAAAAAGTTGTGCGCAAGCAGGTCGGGCAGGTTGATGTTGTGACCTCTCGTGCTGTGGCACCGTTGGGCAAACTTGCCGCCTGGTCTTTACCGTTGGTGAAGATTGGTGGACGCATGGTGGCTATGAAAGGCTCCAGCGTGGAGGAAGAAATTGAGCGTGATGCCCAGCAGATCCGCAAGGCTGGTGGCGCCGATATTAAGGTTTATACAGTGGGTGAAAAGCTGCTGGCTGAGCCCACGACACTTATTTCAATCCGTAGAGAAAAGTAA